One region of Dokdonia sp. 4H-3-7-5 genomic DNA includes:
- a CDS encoding response regulator produces the protein MKKVLLIEDDMALRENTAELLELSNYEVTTAPNGRIGIDLAIANPPQIVVCDIMMPEVDGYGVLEALSSNPSTSHIPFIFLSAKTEHKEIRKGMDMGADDYLTKPFEEEELISAIESRIAKATILNNIFKEEPVVKEEDSLRSLNELKNFFDDEGEELSFNKGESIYKEGEHSNMIYLILKGVVKTHKMDESGKELITGLLKADDFLGFTSFIENIAYLESATAIEDTVVVGVSKNELKEVLEKSKNVSLELMELLTDNLAEVKGQLLQMAYSSVRKKTAQTILQFAVILNKKPEEGIKIARNDLASVAGIATESLIRTLSGFKKEGLIEIEGRNIRLIDVEGLEMID, from the coding sequence ATGAAAAAAGTACTTTTAATAGAGGATGATATGGCGCTGCGTGAGAATACAGCAGAACTTCTAGAGCTTTCTAACTATGAGGTTACGACGGCTCCTAATGGTCGCATTGGTATTGACCTAGCTATAGCAAACCCACCACAAATAGTAGTTTGCGATATCATGATGCCTGAGGTAGACGGTTATGGAGTGCTAGAAGCGCTATCTAGCAACCCTAGCACAAGTCATATTCCATTTATTTTTCTTTCGGCTAAGACAGAGCACAAGGAAATTAGAAAAGGAATGGACATGGGAGCAGATGATTATCTTACAAAACCTTTTGAAGAAGAAGAACTTATAAGTGCCATAGAGAGTAGAATTGCAAAGGCAACGATACTTAATAACATATTTAAAGAAGAACCAGTAGTAAAGGAGGAAGACTCACTGCGTAGTCTCAATGAGCTTAAAAACTTTTTTGATGATGAGGGTGAAGAATTAAGTTTCAATAAAGGTGAATCAATCTATAAGGAAGGAGAACATTCTAACATGATTTACCTCATCCTCAAAGGTGTGGTAAAAACACATAAGATGGATGAAAGTGGAAAGGAGCTTATCACCGGACTTTTAAAAGCAGATGATTTTCTTGGTTTTACCTCATTTATTGAAAACATAGCTTACCTCGAGTCTGCTACAGCTATAGAAGATACTGTTGTCGTAGGAGTGAGTAAAAACGAACTAAAAGAAGTGCTTGAGAAAAGTAAGAACGTATCCTTAGAGTTAATGGAACTTCTTACAGATAACCTTGCAGAGGTTAAAGGACAGTTGTTACAGATGGCATACAGCTCTGTGCGTAAGAAAACAGCGCAAACCATCTTACAGTTTGCTGTAATCCTTAATAAAAAGCCAGAAGAAGGAATTAAAATTGCACGTAATGATCTAGCAAGTGTGGCTGGTATCGCTACAGAAAGTTTAATCAGAACACTATCTGGTTTCAAAAAGGAAGGTCTTATTGAAATAGAAGGACGCAACATCAGGTTGATTGACGTGGAAGGACTTGAGATGATAGACTAA
- a CDS encoding universal stress protein codes for MKHILIPVDFSDQSWNTALCAFNLHKSAGVRFYIFFSEQHDYATGEATVICEHPAQQLSSWVKKLEKLKGSGQVIIPLKWESDFISDMRGAVADNNIDLIVMSTHYPNIFCDVLKGSHVREVITRLKCPVLIVPREFQCKNPKQVVLITDYNFNHRAEPTSVINNFIKRTSAHLNILQLSKTGNALSETQQTNKTFLQTSFHDIPHSFHFVMERTMDEALQFFVDVQQVDLVVLFAKNINLSENVLFSPALSEEKDYHKNIPFLIVHE; via the coding sequence ATGAAGCATATTCTTATACCTGTAGATTTTTCTGACCAATCTTGGAACACGGCCTTATGCGCCTTTAACTTGCATAAGAGTGCAGGAGTACGATTCTATATTTTCTTTTCGGAGCAGCATGACTATGCTACAGGTGAGGCAACCGTTATCTGTGAGCATCCCGCACAGCAGCTCTCTTCTTGGGTAAAAAAGCTAGAAAAATTAAAAGGTAGTGGTCAGGTAATCATTCCATTAAAATGGGAGAGCGACTTTATATCAGACATGAGAGGAGCCGTTGCCGATAATAATATAGATCTTATCGTAATGAGCACGCATTATCCCAATATATTTTGTGATGTACTAAAAGGAAGTCATGTGCGAGAAGTAATCACACGTTTAAAATGCCCTGTACTTATCGTGCCTAGAGAGTTTCAATGTAAAAATCCTAAGCAGGTAGTTTTAATTACAGATTACAATTTTAATCATAGGGCAGAGCCCACTTCTGTAATTAATAATTTTATAAAGCGCACAAGTGCACACCTCAATATTCTACAATTATCAAAAACAGGTAATGCGCTTAGTGAAACACAGCAAACTAATAAAACCTTCTTGCAGACTTCTTTTCATGACATACCACACAGTTTTCATTTTGTAATGGAAAGAACAATGGATGAGGCTTTGCAATTTTTTGTAGATGTGCAGCAGGTAGACCTAGTGGTTTTATTTGCAAAAAATATTAATCTGTCTGAGAATGTTCTTTTTTCTCCAGCCCTTTCAGAAGAGAAGGATTATCACAAAAACATCCCGTTTCTAATAGTACACGAATAA